The Streptomyces sp. GSL17-111 region GAGCAGCGGGCCGAGCACCTGCCCGCGATGCTCGGGGGAGGGCTGCTGGGGGCGTACTGCCTCTCCGAGCCCTCGTCCGGTTCCGACGCCGCCTCCCTGCGCACCCGCGCCGTGCGCGACGGCGACGACTGGGTCCTCACCGGGACCAAGGCCTGGATCACCCACGGCGGCATCGCGGACTTCTACACGGTGCTCGCCCGCACCGGCGGCGAGGGCCCGCGCGGCATCACCGCGTTCCTCGTGCCGGGTGACGCCCCCGGCCTCAGCGCGGGCGCGCCCGAGCGGAAGATGGGGATGAAGGGCTCGCCCACCGCGCAGATCAACCTCGACGACGTGCGGGTGCCCGACGCCCGTCGCATCGGGGAGGAGGGGCAGGGCTTCGCCGTCGCCCTCGCGGCCCTGGACGCCGGCCGGCTCGGCATCGCGGCCTGTGCCGTCGGCCTGGCCCAGGCCGCGCTGGACCAGGCCGTCGCCTACGCCGCCGAGCGGCGGCAGTTCGGCCGACCCCTCGCCGACTTCCAGGGGCTGCGCTTCCTCATCGCCGACATGGCCACCCGGATCGAGGCCGGCCGGGCGCTGTACCTGGCCGCCGCCCGCCGGCGCGACGAGGGCCTGCCCTTCACCCGGCAGGCCGCCATGGCGAAGCTGTCCTGCACCGACACGGCCATGCAGGTGACGACGGATGCCGTGCAGGTCCTGGGCGGTTACGGCTACACGACGGACTTCCCCGTCGAGCGCTTCCTGCGGGAGGCGAAGATGCTGCAGATCGTCGAGGGCACCAACCAGATCCAGCGGGTCGTCATCGCCCGCCAGCTCCTCGGACCGGAGAGCCGCTGACGCCCGGTGGGGCGGGGCCCGACGCGAGCCCCGCCCCACGGCGAGCACCGGTCAGGACGCCGCCCCGGCCCGCTCGCCGTCCGGCGTGACGGCGTGCCAGGTGCCGCCCACTCCGTGCCCGGCGGTGTCGCCCGGCTCCTCGTCGCCCGTGTACCAGTACACGGGCCAGCAGTCGATGGACAGCTGCTCGCTCCCGTCCGGCCGCTCCAACGTCGTCACCAGCTCCGGGTCGACGCCCTCCAGCGCCTTCTCGTCCACCGGCGCGGCCGGCTTCCAGGTCTCCAGGCAGGCCCCGGTGCAGTTCGACTTCATCGGCCAGGCCGTGTCCTTGTCGAAGCGGTACAGGGTGCGGCTCTCGGCGTCCCGCACGATCCGCCCCAGCTCCGGATCCTCGGCCGCGCTCAGTTCGGCGTCGCCGCCGGGCGCCGGCCCGTCCGCGTCCTGATCCCCGCCGGCGGGCGGCGCGGCCTCACCCCCGCCCGCCGGGCCCTGCCCCGCGCCCGCCTTGCCGCCGTCGGCGGCCAGCGCGTTCCACGTGCCGCCGACGCCGTGGCCGCTGACGTCGCCCGGCCGGGCGTCCTTCGCGTAGCGGTAGACCGGCCAGCCGCCCAGCGTCAGCTGCTCGGCTCCGTCCGCGCGTTCCACGGAGCCGAGCAGCTCCGCGTCCATGCCGGCCGCCGCCTCGGCGTCGTCGGCGGGGACCGGGGGCCAGGCGGTGGCGCAGTCGCCCTCGCAGGTGGCGGCCGGGGGCTTCGCCGAGTCCTCCTCGAAGCGGTACAGCGTCCAGCCGGCGGCGTCGGTGACGACCTCGCCCAGCTCGGCGTCCTCGCGCAGGGCGAGGGTCCTCGCCGGGCCGGAGCGGTCCTCGGCACCGGCCGGTTCCGACCCGTCGTCCCCGTAGCCGCCGCCGGTGCCGTAGCCGGGGGAGAGGGAGGAGCTGTCCCCGGCGGGCCGCACCCGGTCCTCCGTCGGCCCGGCCTCCCCGCCGCAGGCCGCCGTCATCGCCATGACCACCGCTACCGCCGTACCCGCCGCGACCCGCTGCCGCCGATTCCTCATGACCGCTCCTTCACCTCGGCTGACCTTCGCTGCGGCCCCACGGGGCCGGACCGAGCCCGTCGCGGGCTCCGTCGTCGTGGCGTACGGTCGGTGGCGGGCGTCCCGCTCAGCGGGGGCGGAAGTTGTGCGCGGGGTAACAACTCCCCTGCCACGCGGAGCCGTTCACTCCTGGATGCGCAGCGCCAGCGCCGGGCAGCGGCGCACGGCCCGCAGCGCGTCCTGCCGGAGGCGGCCGGGAACGTGCGAGACCGCCCGCTCCGGATAGCCGTCGGGCCCCAGCCGCAGTACCCCCGGGACGATGTCCGCGCACAGGCCGTGCCCCTGGCACAGCGTCCAGTCCACGACGAGCCGCTCGGCGCTCGCCCGGTCCCCGCCCCCCGGACCGCCGGAGCCGCCGGGGGAGCCGGTGGGGGCAGCCTCCTCCTCGCCGAGCGGCAGCACCCCGCTCACCGGCAGGCCGCAGGGCCCGTCCAGCGCGTGCGCGCGGAAGTGCCCGGCGAAGACCGTCAGCGCGGAGGTGACGAACCGCACGGTGCCGTCGGGGTGACCGCACGCCCCCCGCCCGGTCACCGCGTCCATCCGCGCGGTGACGCCCGCCAGCGCCGCCTCGCCGCCGCCGCGCACCACCCGGTCCAGGTCGTCGGCGAGACCGGGAAGGCCGACGACGCACGGCCCGCACTGCCCGGCCGACTCCCGCGCCATCCAGCGCGCCACCCGGGCCGTCTCCCCGGCCGGGCACGTCGACGCGGGCAGCGGCAGGACCGCGCCCGCCCCCAGCCCCGCCCCCGCGTCCGCGAGGGACTCCCGGGAGACGAGCGCCGTCCGCGCCGCCTTCGGGGTCAGCCAGCCGCCGTGGTAGCCGCCCACGAGCACACCCTGGCCGATGTCGGTGCCGCAGACCCTCAGCACGTACGGCAGCGGGACGCCGCTCGGCGTCTCCACCACCCGGCCGCCCCCGACGGTCAGCAGGACGGTCCCCGGCTCGCGGGGCAGCCCCACCGACCGGTACTCCAGGGCCCCCAGCCGCGCCGCGACGGCGAGCTGCGCGTACGTCTCGGTGTTGGACAGCAGCGTCGGCAGCCCGCCCAGTCCGCGCTCGCTCGACCGCACCCGGCGTCCGGCGGGCCGGGCATGCCCGTGCGCGATGCCGTTCACCAGCGCCGTGCCCTCGCCGGTGACGAAGCGCTCGGGCAGCCGGGCCACGTGCAGCCGCGGCGGGTGCGGACCGCGTTCGGCGACGGCCGCACGCAGCGACCGCTCGACGTCGACGCGCGTCACACCGACCCACACCTCCTCGGCGCCCAGCGCCTGCGCGGCCAGAGCGGCACCGTCGAGCACCAGGTGCGGTGTGTGCAGGAGCAGCGCCGTGTCCTTGAGGCAACTCGGCTCCCCCTCGCTGCCGTTGACGACGACCACGCAGCGCCCGTCGCGCCGCCGGGCGGAGTCGGCGACGGCCCGCACCTTGCGCGCGAACGGGAATCCGGCCCCGCCCTTGCCGCGCAGGTCGATGTTCCCGGCCAGCTCGACCAGTTCGTCCGCCCGCAGCCGGGGGAGCGAGCCGTGCACCGTCAGGTGCGCCACCCGTTCCAGGCGGGCCACCCGGTCGAGCCCGGCGAGCAGCCGCGGCGGACCGATGGACAGGACCGAGGGCGTCACTTCCGCCACGGCGCCCACCTGCCCGCCACGCCCCCGGGCCGGCCCGCCGCCCCCGGGCCCCGGCCGCCGGGCGGCCACAGCCGCAGCGCCAGGGCGGCGGCCACCCCGAGCAGGCACAGGACGTACGCGGCCGTCACCCACCCGTCCGCCGCCCGTCCGGCCTTGAGCCCGTGCACCAGGGCGGCGCCCCAGGCGGGATAGGCGCACATGTGCAGCGCCCGCCACCGGCGCGACCCGCTCCCGGAGGCGAACACGCCGCGCACCGCACCCGTGATCGCGACGGCGAGGAAGAGATAGCCGGCGAGCGTGCCCAGTCCGAGGAGCACGGGCCGGGTGCCGTCGGCGAACGGCACGCCGGCGGCGAGGGGGCTGATCCGCCCCTCGGCCAGCTTCACCCCGATGTGCAGGGCGAGGAAGCCCAGCCCCGCCACGGCCGTGCCCCGGTGCACACCCTGGGCCAGCAGCCGGTGTGCGGAGGACAGGACGAGCCGGTCGGTCGCCGCCAGGCCCCACAGCACGGTGGCGGTCAGCGCCACCAGGGAGAGCACACCGGCTCCGAAGTCCAGGAACGCGGTGGTGCGGTGGAACGCCCCGGCGCTCACCGCGACCGCCAGGGACAGCACACCCGTGAGACCCAGGCCGGGCGTGAGCCGGGAGCGGGCGAGCCCCGGCCCGACACCCGCGTACCGTCGGCGGTGGATCCGGCCGGGCAGCCCCCGGCGGGTCCCGCCCCGGAACACACCACGCGGTGGGCCGGTCCGCGGCCGGTGGGCGCGGGCGCGCGGACGGGCCCGGGGCCGCGTTCCGGCCGGGCCGGGGGAGGAACCACCCGGGAGCGGGGTCGTGGTCGGGGGGTCGGGCGTCAACGGAACCTCCGTACGATCCGGTTGCGAGCAGCCCGCCGGGCGGCCACCGGCCGTGTGCGCGTTCCGGTCACGCCTGCCACCGTTCGTGACGCGAATTCGACAGCAATCGCGAGATGGTGTTACCGGAGTTAACCCGGGATGGCCGGTTCCGCTGTCGCCGCTTTGCAGGGTCAATTGCCGCGGGGACGGGCGCCAAGAGCATCGCTGAACGCCGTTCACCACTCGGCGGATTTATCGCGCTGTGACAAATTCCGGTCACGGCGTCGCACCACTGCGCGGGGCTGCGGATGATGCCCCTCCAAGGCGGTCCTGGCCGGATCCGTGCACGGCGGCCGGGGCGCGGCCAGGAGGCGGCCGCCCCTCCCGTGAGGGTGCCGACGGATGGTTAAATCCCGTGCCAACTCGGGGAACTGGCACGGCTTCGGACATCCACGGGCCGCCCGGCACGGCAGCGGGCGGCCTCCACCCCGGCAGGAACGAGGTAGAGATGTGTGAACTGATCAATCGCATCTGGGCCCGCCCGCGCGGCGAATGGACCCGCGTTCTGCGAAAGGAACTGCCCGCCATCGCCGACCAGGTCGTCGATGTGCTGCAGCGCAGCATTCCGGAGTTTGCCACCCTTCCATCGGTAATCGACCGGGACGACGCGAAATGGGTTGTGGAAAACGCCCTGCTGACCGCGCTCGGGTACCGGGGGGAGGGCGCGGAGGAACCGGCGCCGCGCCCCGGACGTCTCCCGGCGGCCGTGCCCATCGACCGCGCCAGGCGCCAGCTGTTCGCCGCCCTGACCGGCGACCCGTGCGCGCCGGAACACTCCCTGGTGGAGTTGGCCCGCTCGGCCCGGTGGACGCTGCCCGACGCGGTGCGGGCCGTCGTCCTCACCTCGCCCGGTGAGGCCACGCAACTCGCGTCGACCCTCGGCGACACCCTCCTCAGCCTGGCGGACGGCGAGAGCTGTCTGCTGGTCGCCGACGAGGGCCAGGACACGCGCCACACGCTGGAGACCGTCCTGCGCGGCCGGCCGGCGGCCGTCGGGCACGCCGTGCCGCTGGCCGAGACGGCGTCGTCGCTGCGCTGGGCCCGCCGGCTGCTGCCGCTGCGCACGCATCGCGGCGGCCACACGCCCGAGCCCGTCTTCGTCGACGACCACCTGACCCTGCTCCTGCTGCTTCAGGACGAGTCGCTCACCCGGGCCCTCAGCGTCCGCTGGCTGAGCCCACTGGACGACCTGACGCCCCGACAGAGCGAGCGGCTGGAGGTCACGCTGCTGGCGTGGCTGGAGGGCGGGGGCGCGCCCGAGGCCGCGCGCACCCTCCAGGTCCACCCGCAGACGGTCCGCTACCGGCTGCGGCAGATCGAGAAGCTCTTCGGCCCCGCCCTGCGCGACCCGCGCACCCGCTTCGAGCTCGAGATGACGCTGCGCAGCCGGCGGCTCCTCGCCCAGCTGCGCCGCAGCCAGGCCAGGGCCGGGCGCCGGGCCCGGGCGGTGGCGGCGGGCATGCGTCCCCTCGGCATCGCCCGGGAGGCACGCGTGAACGGTCTGTAGCACTCCGAGGGCGCTGAGCACGGCGGCGGGAGGACGTCTCCCGCCGCCGCTTCCGTGCGCCCGGCCCGGGAGCACGGAAGCGGCCCGCCCGCCCGCTCGTGCGGAGCGGACGGGCGGGCCCGGGCGGCGCGGTGCGTCAGCCGCAGTCACGGCCGCCGTTGACGCACGCCACCACCTTCCGCATCAGGTCCTCGTCCATGACGTTGATGAAGTCGCTGTGGTCGGTGACGGGTTTGTGCAGCTGCTCGGGGAAGCTGTCCACCGCGAACGCCGCACCGGGCGGCACGTCGTAGAGGATGCGCTGGACGAGCTGCGGGATCGCCCGGAACCCGTCCGGGCAGCCGCCGTCGTCCTCGGCGAACGCGACGTGCGTGCGGTGGTTCGCGCTGTCGGTGTTCTCACCGTCCCAGCAGCTCTGGAACGCGAAGGTCCGCACGACCCGGCTGCCGTCGGGGCAGATCGGGTACTTGTCCGTCAGCTGCCGGTCCTCGTACCCGGTGCAGCTCCAGGAGGCGTTGGCGTTCTGGGTGCCGTTGGTGAAGGCCTTCGCGTCCCCGGTGATGATGCGCAGGAACCGCGGCATCGCGGTGACTTCGGAGACCGAACTGCCCCGGAAGGTGAGATCGACCTCGGCCGGCCGGAGGATCGTGCCGAGGTTGCCGTCCAGGTGGCCGCCGGCACCGCCGTCCCGGGTCCCGCGGTCGTCCCGCCGGCCGTCCAGTTGTCGCAGCACGGGCCAGTAGTGGCTGGAGCGGTCGCCGTTCTCGCACGTCGTGTCGGCCCCTGCCAGCTCCTCGTCGTCGCTGAACGCGTCGGTCGCGAGGTTGCCGACGTAGTCGTGCACGTGGTGCGCGCCGTTCGCCACCCCGGGGTTGGCGATCACGTTGTCCGAGTTGAGGTGCTCCTCCTCGTTGGTGCCGCACTCGGTGGTGAACGTCCCGGTGGAGGCCTCGTCCCCGGGCCGGGGCGGCGGGCCGGACGGCCGCACGGTGCGGATGTCGACGAAGTCCGCCGGGACGGGTCCACCCGGCTTGTCGGCGCCCTCCCACGGCTCCATGCGCGCCCCGTCGGACACCGGCTCGGCCGCCTCGTCGCGCTGGACACCGCAGCGGCTCATCCGCTCCAGGTCCCTGGCCACTCCCCCCGCGCGCTCGATGCCCGAGGCGATGCGCCCGATCGTTTGCTCGCGCTCGCGCTCCAGCCCGGCCAGTACCGAACGGGTCTTCCAGCGGGGCGAGTTCAGCCGCTCGTACGCGTGGGCGAGCTGCGCGTCCAGCGCGGCCAGCTCGCGGCCCACCGGACGCTTGGCGCTCTCGGGCACCTCGCGCAGCGCCATGCCCACGTCCGGGCAGTCGATCGTGCGGGCCACCTGCCGGGCGTCCCCGCGCTCGCCCTCCCGCCGGTCCCCGCGCTCCCCGCCGTCCCCGGGGCCGAACCCCGCGACGGCGTGGCCCGCCACGACGGCCGTTCCGCCGCCGCCCAGCAGCAGGGCGGAGACGACGGCGACCGTCCGGAGGGTCCTGCGGCTGCGTTTATGCCCTTGTTCTCTCATGGCGTGACTCCACTTCGTCGCTCCGGGCAGGACCAAGGGCCGGACGGGCGGCGGCCGTCGGCTCCACGGCCAGCGCTTCGAAGTCCACCAGACCGGTGTTCTCCAGCACCGTGATGTGGTCGAGCACGACGGCGTTGGCCCGGGTGGCGAGGGAGCGCACCATGGAGTTGCGCGTGGTGGCGCGAACCTCCGCGACCCGTGCGAAGACCGTGCCGTGCGCCTCGCGCAGCAGGTTCGCGAAGAGCCGGTCGAACGCGTCACCGCGGGCGGCGTCCAGTCGGGCGAGCCGGTCCCGCTGCTGTGCGTTCGGCTGGTTGGCCAGCTCGATCCCGAGCGCCCGGGCGGTCCCGATCGCCCGCTCGTCCAGCTCCGTGTGCCCCTCGACGAGGTGGTCACCGGCCAGCCGGACCGACGCGCGTCCGCCGCGCTCCTGTGCCTGCCGCCCTGCGGGCAGCTCCCACAGCCCGGCGAGCCGGATGGTGCGCACGAAGTCGCGGTCGAGCGCGGTGAGCGGTCCGTACTCGGTGCTCACCGTTCCCCGGCCGTCGTCCTCCCAGCCCCGCGCGGCGGTGGCCGTGGCGGCCCCGTCGAACATCCGGACCGGGACCAGCAGCGCCACGAGGGTGGCGGCGAGCGCCGCCACCACCAACGCCGTGCCGAGCGTCCTCGCGGACGTGACCGGCGTTCCGTTGACGTGGCGCATGAGCCCTCCTCGGCGCGCTGGCGACCCTTGGTGCCGGGGACGCTAATGCGCTGCGAGGAGGGGAGGCCGAAGGTTAGTCACACCCCGACAAAGAAAACCCCCGCACTCACCGGCGGGCGGTGGCGGCCGTCCGCGCGGGCCGCGCGACGGGGCCTCCCGCGTGGGAGAACGGCTGCGTCCGCCAGTCCAGTCCGGCCGGAAGCGTCAGCAGCGCCGCCGCGTCCTCCTCCTGCGGCTCACCGTCGGCCGCGTCGCGGGCGGCGGCGGCCGACAGGCCGGAACCGTCGCACACCGTCAGCCCGAACGGGTTCCACGGCGACGCGCACAGCGCGTGCTCGGGGAGCCGCTCCTCGTCGGCCAGCAACGCGATGGGCTGCGCGCACTGCGGGCACAGCACGCGGTAGATCTCCACGGAGTCGTACCGTTCGTCGGACTCCGGGGTGTCCTCGGCGCTCCCCGCGTCCCGCATGGCCGGGACGTCAGGACGGAGCGACTGCACCTTGCGCATACATCCCCCTCGAAATGGGCCGGCCGGACGCCTTCGACAAGCTGGTCTCGGCCACAGCAAGCATTTCCCGTCCGGACGGGCGCGTAATCTCCGCCACTCCCGGGAGCGCGGGAGCACTCCTGTGGCCTTCGTCACATGACGGCCCCGCAGTGCGCTCTTCGCCCGCCCCGCTGTGCCGGAGCGCGCCCGGCGCAGTAGGTTGCGTGGTGTGGAGGAGCTGGACCGGCAGATCGTGCAGTTGCTCGTCGAGGACGGGCGGATGAGCTACACCGACTTGGGCAAGGCCACGGGCCTGTCCACCTCGGCGGTGCACCAGCGTGTCCGCCGGCTGGAGCAGCGCGGTGTCATCAAGGGGTACGCGGCCGTCGTGGACGCGGAGTCCGTCGGGCTGCCCATGACGGCCTTCATCTCGGTCGCGCCGTTCGATCCCAGCGCGCCCGACGACATAGCCGACCGGCTCGCCGACGTCCCCGAGATCGAGGCGTGCCACAGCGTCGCCGGCGACGAGAACTACATCCTCAAGGTCCGGGTGGCCACGCCCATCGAGCTCGAACACCTGCTGGCCCGCATTCGCAGCCTCGCGGGCGTCTCCACCCGCACCACCGTCGTGCTCTCCACGCCGTACGAGGCCCGCCCGCCGCGCCTGTGACCCGCGCGCCGCCGCCCGGCGCCCCCGCCCCCGTGCCGTCCCACGCTGCGTTCTCCCACCCACCCACCCCGGGTGAGGTCCGGTCGGAACCTGACGCGAGACTGGGGGCCATGAGCGAGCGCACCACGTCCGGCGACGAGCCCCGTACCGTCCTCCTGCGCGGCGGGGAGGTGTACAGCCCGGCCGATCCGTTCGCCACCGCGATGGTCACCGAGGGGGACCGGGTGGCCTGGGTCGGCTCCGAAGGCGCTGCCGACTCCTTCGCCGACGGTGTCGACGACGTCCTCGACCTGGAAGGCGCCCTGGTCACCCCCGCCTTCACCGACGCCCACGTGCACACGACGTCGACCGGCCTCGCCCTCACCGGGCTCGACCTCAGCGCCGCCGCCGACCTCGGTGACGCCCTCGCCCGCGTCCGTGCCCACGCGCGGGCCCGGCCGGGCGACCGCGTCCTGCTCGGCCACGGCTGGGACGCCACCGGCTGGCCCGAGCGGCGGCCGCCGTCCCG contains the following coding sequences:
- a CDS encoding acyl-CoA dehydrogenase family protein, producing MSEYGPQPVERRLPTEEAQDLLSLVRDLVQREIEPVAAEEEEAGRFPRETFALLSRSGLLGLPYPAEYGGGDQPYEVYLQVLEELAAARLTVGLGVSVHSLACHALASFGGKEQRAEHLPAMLGGGLLGAYCLSEPSSGSDAASLRTRAVRDGDDWVLTGTKAWITHGGIADFYTVLARTGGEGPRGITAFLVPGDAPGLSAGAPERKMGMKGSPTAQINLDDVRVPDARRIGEEGQGFAVALAALDAGRLGIAACAVGLAQAALDQAVAYAAERRQFGRPLADFQGLRFLIADMATRIEAGRALYLAAARRRDEGLPFTRQAAMAKLSCTDTAMQVTTDAVQVLGGYGYTTDFPVERFLREAKMLQIVEGTNQIQRVVIARQLLGPESR
- a CDS encoding SCO0930 family lipoprotein yields the protein MRNRRQRVAAGTAVAVVMAMTAACGGEAGPTEDRVRPAGDSSSLSPGYGTGGGYGDDGSEPAGAEDRSGPARTLALREDAELGEVVTDAAGWTLYRFEEDSAKPPAATCEGDCATAWPPVPADDAEAAAGMDAELLGSVERADGAEQLTLGGWPVYRYAKDARPGDVSGHGVGGTWNALAADGGKAGAGQGPAGGGEAAPPAGGDQDADGPAPGGDAELSAAEDPELGRIVRDAESRTLYRFDKDTAWPMKSNCTGACLETWKPAAPVDEKALEGVDPELVTTLERPDGSEQLSIDCWPVYWYTGDEEPGDTAGHGVGGTWHAVTPDGERAGAAS
- a CDS encoding NADH-ubiquinone oxidoreductase-F iron-sulfur binding region domain-containing protein — translated: MAEVTPSVLSIGPPRLLAGLDRVARLERVAHLTVHGSLPRLRADELVELAGNIDLRGKGGAGFPFARKVRAVADSARRRDGRCVVVVNGSEGEPSCLKDTALLLHTPHLVLDGAALAAQALGAEEVWVGVTRVDVERSLRAAVAERGPHPPRLHVARLPERFVTGEGTALVNGIAHGHARPAGRRVRSSERGLGGLPTLLSNTETYAQLAVAARLGALEYRSVGLPREPGTVLLTVGGGRVVETPSGVPLPYVLRVCGTDIGQGVLVGGYHGGWLTPKAARTALVSRESLADAGAGLGAGAVLPLPASTCPAGETARVARWMARESAGQCGPCVVGLPGLADDLDRVVRGGGEAALAGVTARMDAVTGRGACGHPDGTVRFVTSALTVFAGHFRAHALDGPCGLPVSGVLPLGEEEAAPTGSPGGSGGPGGGDRASAERLVVDWTLCQGHGLCADIVPGVLRLGPDGYPERAVSHVPGRLRQDALRAVRRCPALALRIQE
- a CDS encoding PucR family transcriptional regulator, with amino-acid sequence MCELINRIWARPRGEWTRVLRKELPAIADQVVDVLQRSIPEFATLPSVIDRDDAKWVVENALLTALGYRGEGAEEPAPRPGRLPAAVPIDRARRQLFAALTGDPCAPEHSLVELARSARWTLPDAVRAVVLTSPGEATQLASTLGDTLLSLADGESCLLVADEGQDTRHTLETVLRGRPAAVGHAVPLAETASSLRWARRLLPLRTHRGGHTPEPVFVDDHLTLLLLLQDESLTRALSVRWLSPLDDLTPRQSERLEVTLLAWLEGGGAPEAARTLQVHPQTVRYRLRQIEKLFGPALRDPRTRFELEMTLRSRRLLAQLRRSQARAGRRARAVAAGMRPLGIAREARVNGL
- a CDS encoding DUF1996 domain-containing protein, translating into MREQGHKRSRRTLRTVAVVSALLLGGGGTAVVAGHAVAGFGPGDGGERGDRREGERGDARQVARTIDCPDVGMALREVPESAKRPVGRELAALDAQLAHAYERLNSPRWKTRSVLAGLEREREQTIGRIASGIERAGGVARDLERMSRCGVQRDEAAEPVSDGARMEPWEGADKPGGPVPADFVDIRTVRPSGPPPRPGDEASTGTFTTECGTNEEEHLNSDNVIANPGVANGAHHVHDYVGNLATDAFSDDEELAGADTTCENGDRSSHYWPVLRQLDGRRDDRGTRDGGAGGHLDGNLGTILRPAEVDLTFRGSSVSEVTAMPRFLRIITGDAKAFTNGTQNANASWSCTGYEDRQLTDKYPICPDGSRVVRTFAFQSCWDGENTDSANHRTHVAFAEDDGGCPDGFRAIPQLVQRILYDVPPGAAFAVDSFPEQLHKPVTDHSDFINVMDEDLMRKVVACVNGGRDCG
- a CDS encoding DUF4142 domain-containing protein, with protein sequence MRHVNGTPVTSARTLGTALVVAALAATLVALLVPVRMFDGAATATAARGWEDDGRGTVSTEYGPLTALDRDFVRTIRLAGLWELPAGRQAQERGGRASVRLAGDHLVEGHTELDERAIGTARALGIELANQPNAQQRDRLARLDAARGDAFDRLFANLLREAHGTVFARVAEVRATTRNSMVRSLATRANAVVLDHITVLENTGLVDFEALAVEPTAAARPALGPARSDEVESRHERTRA
- a CDS encoding Lrp/AsnC family transcriptional regulator, yielding MEELDRQIVQLLVEDGRMSYTDLGKATGLSTSAVHQRVRRLEQRGVIKGYAAVVDAESVGLPMTAFISVAPFDPSAPDDIADRLADVPEIEACHSVAGDENYILKVRVATPIELEHLLARIRSLAGVSTRTTVVLSTPYEARPPRL